A single region of the Sciurus carolinensis chromosome 16, mSciCar1.2, whole genome shotgun sequence genome encodes:
- the LOC124966209 gene encoding vomeronasal type-1 receptor 4-like: protein MASGDLMMGMIFLTLTVVGILGNFCLLSSYLCLDFSGCRVRCTDLIIKHLIAANCLFLLFRAVPQTMAVLGFRHFISDLGCKLVFYVHRVGRGMSFNSTCLLSVFQAITISPRDSMWAELKVKAPRYTGTCVFLCWILHLLVNIIVPMHVSAKWGNNNMTNRKEFGYCFASGYENSVHIVNAALLSFPDVLCWGIMPWASVYMVIILYRNKQRFQHLHGNSPSPRSSPESRATTTILLLVSTFVSLYTLSCSFQVCLGVSGNPSQWMVHFSALTNIAFSALSPFVLMRGDSNVSRLYFTWIRGGGFPFICITL from the coding sequence ATGGCCTCTGGGGATTTGATGATGGGTATGATCTTCTTAACCCTGACTGTGGTTGGAATCCTGGggaatttctgtctcctttcttccTACCTCTGCCTTGACTTCTCTGGGTGTAGGGTGAGATGCACAGATTTGATTATTAAGCACCTGATTGCAGCCAACTGCCTATTCCTTCTCTTCAGGGCAGTCCCACAGACCATGGCAGTACTTGGGTTTAGACATTTCATCAGTGATCTTGGATgcaaacttgttttctatgttcACAGGGTGGGCAGGGGTATGTCCTTCAACAGCACGTGCCTCTTGAGTGTCTTCCAGGCCATCACCATCAGCCCCAGGGACTCCATGTGGGCAGAGCTCAAAGTGAAAGCTCCCAGGTACACTGGTACCTGTGTATTCCTGTGCTGGATCCTCCACCTGCTGGTCAATATCATTGTTCCAATGCATGTGAGTGCAAAGTGGGGTAACAATAATAtgacaaacagaaaagaatttggaTATTGTTTTGCTAGTGGTTATGAAAATAGTGTACATATAGTAAATGCAGCGTTGCTGTCTTTCCCTGATGTGCTGTGTTGGGGGATCATGCCCTGGGCCAGTGTCTACATGGTTATAATTCTATACAGGAACAAGCAGCGGTTCCAACACCTCCATGGCAACAGTCCCTCCCCCAGATCCTCCCCTGAGTCCAGAGCAACCACAACCATCCTTCTTTTGGTGAGCACCTTTGTGTCACTGTACACTCTCTCCTGCAGCTTTCAGGTTTGCTTGGGTGTTTCTGGAAATCCCAGTCAGTGGATGGTGCACTTCTCTGCCTTAACCAACATAGCTTTCTCTGCTCTCAGTCCCTTTGTTCTCATGAGAGGAGACTCCAACGTATCCAGGCTCTACTTCACCTGGATAAGGGGTGGAGGATTCCCTTTTATCTGCATAACTCTGTGA